The bacterium genomic sequence CTTAGTATATTGGCCAAGTTTTAAAGTCTTTACTTTTGCTACCTCTTCCCTGCCCAGTACGACCAGAACGCAAAATTCGTTCTTTTCCGGCATCAACGAGACCAACGTCTTACCGCTTTTGCGATAGCGGATGGTCCAGTCATAATCTTTTTTACCGACGCTTAATATAGGAGAATGATCATAATGCTCGGCGATATAGACACGCAACTCGGTCCAAAGCGCTGCCTTGCGGCCCACTAGTTTGAGCATATCTTTGTCGGTTGGTGTTTTCACAAATTTATTCATAGCAATTACTCACCTATACAGCGGTTGTTATTGTCTTTTCCCTTGGTATGTATTCATCAATGAAATGGTTGGAATGGTATACTGTCACCATTTTTTCAATAAACAGGAAAAACGAAAAAAAGATCAGCATCGCGATGCTCCCTTCTTCACGGGTAAATATTCCGACGAGCGCCATAATTATTAAGAGCGTAAATATTGCTTCGGTGATCGCGTCGGATATCCCTAAAAATAGGTGATTGGTGTAAAAATACCCTCCGCCAGGGTATATGATCGAGATCTTTTTAGCTTCTTTTTTGTCCTTGAACGCCAGATGACAGGTTGGACATGTGTATTTTCCAGCGACAAGTTCATTCGTGCAGCGCGGGCATAGGTGCACCCTACCCCTCGTATTTGTGGGTTCTCCAGTGAATGATGATGATCCCATGAGGACCTCGATCTTCTTTCTGTCCCGGAAACCAACATTGCTGAATCTTTCTTTCTTGCCGTTCCTGTATTCAAGCGACAGCGCTCCTCTTTTCATCTCGATCTTCTGGCAGTCTGCGTAACTGATCTGCGCGATCGAATAACGGTAGGAGCCGTTCATCCTGATCGGCACGTGGAATATGCGTTTGTTGGTAAAGATGAGCAACGAGCGTTTCATGGTATAAATGTACCAGCCCGTCATCAATTGTTCTAACACGGAGAACGGAGAACAGCCTTCGGTCGCCATGACTATTTTTTCATCGGATTTAAGGAACGGTTTTATAAAAGATATCTTCTTGATAAGTTTTACCTTCCGGTTCTCGATCCCTTGCTTATATTTTCCTTCATGATCCGAGAACATGATATTCTGATCGATCGGCAGACCCAGGTTGGTAAAGTCGTTCATAACGATAATGAGTATAGCGATATTTGATAGACGGTCAACCGGTAAATATTAATATCAGAACACCAATCTGACACTGATCCATGAAATACGTTGTATATTGACTCAAAACATGTGTATGGCTATTCTTTAAGGATTGAACACAGATAATAGATAATATGACTAAACTATTCGACAACGGACTTATTACTGTCCGCGATTACATGCTCAAGAACGACCAGCGAGCGGCTTTGACAACCGCGGTATTCATGGTCCATCTTAAAGCAATGATCGGTTTTAAAAAAGGCGAGGTCCTCGAATTGACCGGGCAGTGGGATAAGGCCGAGCGGCTCTATGCCGACGGTCTTGAACGGTCAAATAAGATCGATGATCAGCCGCTTTCCGCCAAATATATATCTGGTCTGGCGCAGGTTCAGATCCAGAAAGGGAATTACGCTGAAGCGTTAAGGCTATTCGACGAAGCATGGAACACATGCACAGCCCTGAACGACACCAAGTGCGTGATCTACGCGCTACGGCACATGGGCGTGATCCATTGGAACCAGGGCGCATTCGACGAAGCCATGGTATATTACAAAAAAGCATTGGCCCTGGCCGAAGAGATCAAGGACAGCAAGAGCATCATTTTTATAATCGGCAATATGGGCCTTGTCCACTGGAGCCTCGGCGAATATGAAAAAGCCCTAGCGCGCTTTGATCAATGCCTCCGTTACGCTGAAGAAACTGGTGACAAAAAAAGCCTTGGCATCGCCCTGCTAAATATTGGCATAATCCACTGGCAGCTCGGCGACTATGCCAAAGCCCTGGAATTTTACCAACAGGATATCGAGCTTCTGAAAAAATTAGGCGACAAGCAGGGTATCTGTTATCTAGCGGGGAATATCGGGATCGTCCATGAAGCACTGGGAAACTACTCGCAGGCCATGGAGCATTACCGCAAGAGCCTTGACCTCGCCCTGGAGATGAACGACAAGAAAAACATCTGCTCTTCACAGCTTGACATTGCCAATCTGTATAAAATAAAAAAGGATTTTCCAAAGGCCGAGGAATACTACGATAACGCCATTGACCTGGGCAGCGAGCTCCAGCTCAAATTTTTCCTGTGCAGCGCCCTCTTTCGCAAAGCCGATCTATGCTTTGCCATGAACCGAATAGATGATACCGCCAGGCTTGTTGACGAATCATTCCAGATGGCCGAAGACATCGGACGCAAGGATGTCGTCTTCGACTGCAAGGTCCTGAGAATAAGAGCCCGTGCATTAAGCGACAATAATGCAGCTGTTTCGGGATTGAAGGAAATGCTAAAAAATACCACGGATGACAGAGAAATAGCGGTAATATACGATGAGTTGTTCACTATGACAAAAGATGCCGACGTCCTTTCAAAAGCAATATCATTGTATGAAAAGATCTACAGCAGGTATCCCAATGTTGAATATAAGAACAGGATCCTGGAACTGAGATCGCATCAAACGTCTGAAAAGACTGATCCCGCCTGATAGAGGCGGGATCATTGTAATCCAAACTGGGCATTAACCTTACCCTGAAGTCAGGGCGAATTTGAACGGTCTTGAGACCCAGACCCTGACACACTGGTCGCGCTGTTTGGCGGGCGTGAACCTTGATTCCTTTGCCGCCCTTATCGCGGCTTCGTCAAGCATCGTGTTGCCGCTCGATTTGAGCACCTGGACATCGACGATGCTGCCGTCAACATCCACCAGCATCTTGACCACGGTCATACCTTCGATGCCAGCCTTGATCGCCAGCTCTGGATACCTTGGTATCGGATTATTCAGAGGCTGCGGTTTCACCTCGACCTTGTAATAAGGAACGACATCGATCACGGGATCGACCGGCGTGGTCCGGATAATGTCCTCGATAAAATTCGTGTTCGTGATCGTTTCCACGATATTTTCGTCAGGCAATCCGGTTTGGGCTTCTACCGCGACCGGGGGACGGTCGATCTTCGGCGGATCCACGTACTGATCGATCTCCACGGTGATCGCCTCAACGAGCGTCACGATATCCTTGGTCAATTTGTAGGGTTCTGGTTCAGTGTAGGGGATGAAAATGAAGAGGAGGGTCACCATAACAATGCCGGATAAAAGGCTAAGGCGGAAGTATATCGGGTACATCGCTTTATGGTCGTTCATGGCTGCTCCTTTCACCCCTGTCAATCACCCTTACTTGGGGTTCTCTACTTATATATACAGATATCTACCGGATGTATTCCATCAAAAACCAAGACGCGCACCTTAGATTATAGAAGTAAAATGCCTTCTCCCCTTGTGGGAGAGAATTAAGGTGAGGGGTGCCTTTTTATTCACCCTCCCCCTGACGGGACACCAGTTATTATTGAATGCATTTCTTTAGACGTTGCCATCAAGGGAGGGGAAATGAAAGTAGTGATATTCATGGGTTCATCACTGTAATCATTCAATATCACTGCTTGCCCCGTAAGATGTTAATCGTACGGGGTAATCTTGAGAGCTATGACTTTTTTTCAAAGCTCTCATACCTTGACAATGAATTGATTTGTCATATATTATTATGGGGGAGCTAAAATGACCTCAATTATCCTGTATTTTCTCAGCTTTAT encodes the following:
- a CDS encoding DUF3788 domain-containing protein, which translates into the protein MNKFVKTPTDKDMLKLVGRKAALWTELRVYIAEHYDHSPILSVGKKDYDWTIRYRKSGKTLVSLMPEKNEFCVLVVLGREEVAKVKTLKLGQYTKGIFQNAKQFHDGKWLWLRPGSKTDLEDIKALLSIKRKPH
- a CDS encoding tetratricopeptide repeat protein, translated to MTKLFDNGLITVRDYMLKNDQRAALTTAVFMVHLKAMIGFKKGEVLELTGQWDKAERLYADGLERSNKIDDQPLSAKYISGLAQVQIQKGNYAEALRLFDEAWNTCTALNDTKCVIYALRHMGVIHWNQGAFDEAMVYYKKALALAEEIKDSKSIIFIIGNMGLVHWSLGEYEKALARFDQCLRYAEETGDKKSLGIALLNIGIIHWQLGDYAKALEFYQQDIELLKKLGDKQGICYLAGNIGIVHEALGNYSQAMEHYRKSLDLALEMNDKKNICSSQLDIANLYKIKKDFPKAEEYYDNAIDLGSELQLKFFLCSALFRKADLCFAMNRIDDTARLVDESFQMAEDIGRKDVVFDCKVLRIRARALSDNNAAVSGLKEMLKNTTDDREIAVIYDELFTMTKDADVLSKAISLYEKIYSRYPNVEYKNRILELRSHQTSEKTDPA
- a CDS encoding TonB family protein, which codes for MNDHKAMYPIYFRLSLLSGIVMVTLLFIFIPYTEPEPYKLTKDIVTLVEAITVEIDQYVDPPKIDRPPVAVEAQTGLPDENIVETITNTNFIEDIIRTTPVDPVIDVVPYYKVEVKPQPLNNPIPRYPELAIKAGIEGMTVVKMLVDVDGSIVDVQVLKSSGNTMLDEAAIRAAKESRFTPAKQRDQCVRVWVSRPFKFALTSG